A genomic stretch from Theobroma cacao cultivar B97-61/B2 chromosome 4, Criollo_cocoa_genome_V2, whole genome shotgun sequence includes:
- the LOC108661659 gene encoding uncharacterized protein LOC108661659 translates to MSRRGGSLDTSHSDSEGSLDSTARSKWHPDTGDSEGGPSRIPDNGIPKNLAEWVHNKESFESSQNFESESSSNILKTEIDFLLKQSEEYHREHTRKAIARGDIRLRKGVNVVRHFPPGCGRNAAPVSAEEIRRRQQAWIEKQRKKSQEEENPEEDL, encoded by the coding sequence atgtctagaagaggTGGTAGTCTCGATACCTCTCATAGTGATAGCGAGGGATCTCTAGATTCTACGGCTAGAAGCAAATGGCACCCTGATACAGGTGATTCGGAAGGTGGTCCATCCCGAATTCCTGATAATGGAATTCCTAAGAACTTAGCAGAATGGGTTCATAATAAGGAAAGCTTTGAGAGTAGCcagaattttgaaagtgagagTAGCTCCAATATTCTGAAAACTGAAATAgatttccttttgaaacaATCCGAAGAGTACCATAGAGAACATACGAGGAAGGCAATTGCAAGGGGAGATATTCGTCTTAGGAAGGGGGTGAACGTTGTACGCCATTTTCCTCCTGGAtgtggaagaaatgctgcACCGGTGAGTGCCGAGGAAATTAGGAGAAGACAACAAGCTTGGAttgaaaagcaaagaaaaaaatctcaaGAGGAGGAAAACCCGGAAGAGGATCTTTAG